Proteins encoded in a region of the Triticum dicoccoides isolate Atlit2015 ecotype Zavitan chromosome 3A, WEW_v2.0, whole genome shotgun sequence genome:
- the LOC119267737 gene encoding protein NUCLEAR FUSION DEFECTIVE 6, mitochondrial-like isoform X2, producing MAAAAARSMLRSSASLLRAAPARASSSAARPSLRRALGAPPRLLRSPVEASFCVESLLPLHSATAAARMTSMLAVPGRGLGWLTEAEIDGV from the exons atggccgccgccgccgccaggtcgATGCTCCGCTCGTCCGCTTCTCTCCTCCGCGCTGCTCCGGCGAGGGCCTCTTCCTCTGCGGCGCGGCCGTCCCTTCGCCGCGCGCTGGGCGCGCCCCCTCGCCTCCTCAG GTCGCCCGTCGAGGCGAGCTTCTGCGTGGAGTCGCTGCTGCCACTGCACAGCGCCACCGCAGCGGCGCGGATGACATCTATGCTGGCCGTGCCTGGCCGAGGCCTCGGGTGGCTCACGGAAG CTGAAATTGATGGGGTATGA
- the LOC119267737 gene encoding protein NUCLEAR FUSION DEFECTIVE 6, mitochondrial-like isoform X1: protein MAAAAARSMLRSSASLLRAAPARASSSAARPSLRRALGAPPRLLRSPVEASFCVESLLPLHSATAAARMTSMLAVPGRGLGWLTEGKDETR from the exons atggccgccgccgccgccaggtcgATGCTCCGCTCGTCCGCTTCTCTCCTCCGCGCTGCTCCGGCGAGGGCCTCTTCCTCTGCGGCGCGGCCGTCCCTTCGCCGCGCGCTGGGCGCGCCCCCTCGCCTCCTCAG GTCGCCCGTCGAGGCGAGCTTCTGCGTGGAGTCGCTGCTGCCACTGCACAGCGCCACCGCAGCGGCGCGGATGACATCTATGCTGGCCGTGCCTGGCCGAGGCCTCGGGTGGCTCACGGAAG ggaaagaCGAAACTAGATGA
- the LOC119267738 gene encoding DDB1- and CUL4-associated factor 13-like, with translation MRVKVISRSTDDFTRERSQDLQKVFRNYDPALRSQEKAVEYTRALNAAKLEKIFARPFIGAMDGHIDAVSCMAKNSNYVKAMFSGSMDGDIRLWDIAARKTVCQFPGHQGAVRGLATSTDGDLLISCGVDCTVRLWKDPMRKMMDTNDAIGDASQPSAVYTWKHAFWGVDHQWDRNVFATVGAQVDIWDHNRSEPINTFEWGKDTVLSVRFNPGEPDVLLTSSSDRSLTLFDLRMSSPARKLIMKTRCNSVCWNPREPMNFTAANEDTNCYSFDARKLNEAKVVHKGHVSAVMDVDYNPTGREFVTGSYDRTVRIFNYNGDHSREIYHTKRMQRVFCVKYTYDGTYLVSGSDDTNLRLWKSKASEQLGVILPRERKKQEYLDAVKARYNHLPEIRRIDKHKHLPKPIYKAGKIRRAMIEAESRKEERRRAHSAPGSRTMQPFRKRRLITEVE, from the exons ATGAGGGTGAAGGTGATATCGCGCTCGACCGACGACTTCACGCGCGAGCGCAGCCAGGACCTGCAG AAAGTATTCCGCAATTATGATCCAGCACTCCGTAGTCAAGAGAAAGCTGTTGAGTACACTCGAGCCCTTAATGCTGCAAAGTTAGAGAAG ATATTTGCCAGGCCATTTATTGGAGCAATGGATGGTCACATTGATGCTGTTTCGTGCATGGCGAAGAACTCCAATTATGTGAAAGCTATGTTTTCTGGCTCGATGGATGGGG ATATTCGACTATGGGACATTGCTGCAAG GAAGACAGTCTGCCAGTTCCCTGGACACCAGGGTGCTGTGAGAGGTTTGGCAACATCTACCGACGGCGATCTTCTGATATCCTGTGGTGTTGATTGCAC TGTTCGACTCTGGAAAGATCCTATGCGTAAGATGATGGACACTAATGATGCTATTGGAGATGCTTCCCAG CCGTCAGCAGTCTATACATGGAAGCATGCATTTTG GGGTGTTGACCACCAGTGGGATCGTAATGTTTTCGCAACTGTAGGTGCTCAGGTAGATATATGGGACCATAACAG GTCGGAGCCAATAAATACCTTCGAATGGGGTAAAGATACAGTTCTTTCTGTGCGGTTTAATCCTGGAGAACCTGATGTTTTACTTACATCATCTAG TGATCGGAGTTTAACACTTTTTGACCTGCGCATGTCATCCCCAGCTAGAAAGTTAATCATGAAG ACAAGGTGCAATTCAGTTTGCTGGAACCCTAGGGAGCCCATGAACTTCACTGCT GCAAACGAAGATACAAACTGTTATTCTTTTGATGCTAGAAAGCTGAATGAAGCCAAGGTTGTTCACAAGGGTCATGTTTCAGCAGT GATGGATGTTGATTACAACCCAACAGGACGGGAATTTGTTACTGGTTCCTACGATAGAACG GTACGGATCTTCAATTATAACGGTGATCATAGCAGGGAGATATACCATACTAAGAGGATGCAAAG GGTGTTTTGTGTGAAATACACATATGATGGGACCTATCTAGTTTCTGGCAGTGATGACACAAATCTTCGTCTGTGGAAGTCCAAAGCTTCAGAACAATTGGGAGTT ATTCTTCCAAGGGAACGCAAAAAGCAAGaatatcttgatgctgtcaaggcgCGGTATAATCACCTTCCAGAAATCAGGCGGATTGACAA ACATAAGCACTTGCCCAAGCCGATCTACAAGGCAGGCAAGATAAGGCGCGCCATGATTGAAGCAGAaagccggaaagaagaaagaaggcgaGCGCACAGTGCTCCAGGGAGCAGGACTATGCAGCCCTTCAGAAAGAGAAGGCTCATCACAGAAGTTGAGTAG